In Zingiber officinale cultivar Zhangliang chromosome 1A, Zo_v1.1, whole genome shotgun sequence, a genomic segment contains:
- the LOC122008493 gene encoding zinc finger MYM-type protein 1-like, which translates to MWRFHIFSKVGYLRPRGYGAAAGHPDCHSGTRSSSPSYDKFVEIFPPNGTLLNVDSVVCRSAAAPRPVCRPWPRPACPPQRHPSTATGQQLQAAVDLINDSVHFVRDQKQGLSFRGHDESSNSLNRGNFLELFQWYSQRNEEVSKVVNQNAPGNNQMISPAIQKDLTCACASEITLSIIEDIGNNVFSLMVDESRDISVKEQMRVVLRYVNKRGQVIERFLAIVHVSDTSSRFLKDAIDALFEKHGLSLSRLRGQGYDGVSNMRGEFNGLKSLILQENPYASYIHCFSHQLQLVIIAVAKSNLNASDFFNYVTMIVNTTGASCKRRDQLRQIEHDRIVAMLEGGDISTGSGKNQETNLVRPGDTRWGSHYLTLGRLLSMWPSVIQVLENICDDSSSFDSRGVAKSLIQKMENYEFVFMLHLMKMIFGMTNELSLVLQQKDQNIVQAISLIEMPEMKDNCMIGGRSRRRRQVITNLHYYRVEIFYQVVDSVIQEMNTRFSEVGT; encoded by the exons TGTTGAATGTTGATTCTGTTGTCTGCCGGTCCGCCGCGGCGCCGCGACCAGTCTGCCGCCCGTGGCCCCGGCCCGCCTGTCCACCGCAGCGTCACCCATCCACTGCAACAGGCCAACAGCTGCAAGCCGCTGTTGATTtgattaat GACTCTGTGCATTTTGTCCGGGATCAGAAG CAAGGACTGTCTTTCCGTGGACATGATGAGTCAAGTAATTCTTTAAATAGAGGAAACTTTCTTGAATTGTTTCAATGGTACAGTCAACGAAATGAGGAAGTTTCAAAGGTTGTTAATCAAAATGCTCCCGGAAACAATCAAATGATTTCTCCAGCAATTCAAAAAGACCTTACGTGTGCTTGTGCCTCTGAGATCACACTTTCCATAATTGAAGATATTGGAAACAATGTTTTCTCCTTAATGGTTGATGAATCTCGAGATATTTCAGTGAAGGAGCAAATGAGAGTTGTTTTGAGATATgtgaacaaaagaggacaagtgaTTGAACGATTCCTTGCAATTGTACATGTATCTGACACTAGCTCTCGTTTTTTGAAGGATGCTATCGATGCTTTATTTGAGAAACATGGATTATCATTATCTAGACTGAgaggtcaaggatatgatggagTTTCAAATATGCGAGGTGAATTCAATGGGTTGAAATCTCTCATTTTGCAAGAAAATCCATATGCAAGTTATATTCATTGTTTTTCTCACCAATTACAGTTAGTTATTATTGCTGTTGCCAAGAGTAATCTCAATGCGAGTGATTTTTTTAACTATGTCACTATGATTGTTAACACAACGGGAGCATCATGTAAAAGGAGAGATCAACTTAGGCAAATTGAACATGATAGGATTGTTGCAATGTTGGAGGGTGGAGACATTAGTACAGGCAGTGGTAAAAATCAAGAAACTAATTTAGTAAGGCCAGGAGACACTCGTTGGGGATCACACTACTTGACATTGGGTCGTCTATTATCTATGTGGCCTTCAGTGATTCAAGTGTTGGAGAATATTTGTGATGATTCTAGTTCTTTTGATAGTAGAGGGGTTGCCAAAAGTTTGATTCAGAAAATGGAGAATTATGAGTTTGTTTTCATGTTGCACTTGATGAAGATGATATTCGGAATGACAAATGAGTTGTCACTTGTGTTACAACAAAAGGATCAAAATATTGTCCAAGCCATAAGTTTGATTGAGA TGCCGGAGATGAAAGACAATTGTATGATTGGTGGTCGTAGTAGACGTAGAAGGCAAGTCATCACCAATTTGCATTATTATCGTGTGGAGATTTTCTAtcag GTTGTTGATTCAGTTATACAAGAGATGAATACTCGTTTTTCAGAAGTTGGCACATAA